The Streptomyces sp. NBC_00335 DNA window CGGAAGGTCGAGAAGCTCACGGACTCCTGAGAACCTGATCCTGAACTTCCGACCCAGGCCTGGATCCTCCCGGCGGAGGCCGTGAAGTTCGGCGGCGTCGGGGGGACTGCGAGTCCAAAGTAGGTCAGAGTCTGTCCTACATAGCCTCTAGCCTGCGGTTTATGCAGAAATACGAGGACGGCGTCGAGATTCTTGTCCCCGCGAGCCCGGCCGAGCTGGAGGCGTGGCTCGACGAGCATCACGGGGAGCGGACCGCGCTCTGGGTGAAGATCGCCAAGAAGCATTCCGGCATCCCGTCGCTCACCTGGGAAGAGATGGTCGACACGGTGCTCTGCTTCGGCTGGATCGATGGTCTGCGGCGCGGCTTCGACGACACGTACTTCCTGCAGCGCACGACACCCCGCCGCCCTCGCTCGCCCTGGTCGCAGGTGAACGTCGGCAAGGCCGAGGCCCTGATCGCCGAGGGACGGATGCGTCTCCGCGGCCTCGCCGAGGTCGAGGCAGCGCGGGCGGACGGTCGCTGGGCGACGGCATACGCTTCGCAGAAGAACGCCACCGCACCGCCGGATCTCGTCGAGGTGCTCGACGCGGACCCGGCGGCCCGGGCGTTCTACGAGACGCTCGGCAAATCCGACCAGTTCGGCCTCTATCTCAGCCTGGTCACCGCCCGCACCGAGAAGACCCGGCTGGCCCGCCTGGAGCGGATGGTGGCGACGATGGCGAGGTCCGAGCGGCCATCATGATCAACCGTACTGTGGGTCCATAGGGCCTGCCGTTGAATCCGGTCGGAGCTCGCGGTCGGAGCACGAGGTTGGAGCCCGCCGTCGGAGCCCGAGGTCGGAGCCCGCCGTCAGAGCTTGCCGAAGGCGACCCCGCGCCAGGTCCAGCCGGCACTGAGGACGGCGTCCCGCAGTGGATCCTTCATGTCCGCGGGATCGAAGCGGAACGTCTCCGTCTTCTCCAGCTTGCCGTCGGCCCCCCGCCCGATCTCCCAACGGCGCGAGACCGCGGTCACCTGCCCGCGGGAGTATTCGCGCGAGGCCGCCAGGCTGGGGGTGCCCCCGACCCAGGTGATCTCCCACTGCTCGTCGACGGTCCGCACCTCGTGGTTCCCGGGGACTAGGCGCATCCGGGTCTTGAGCGTCCGGTCCAGCTGGGTCCTGGCGAAGAAGGTGCGCCAGGCCGGCTCAAGGATCCGCCACTCGGCCACCAGGTCGGCGCCCTCCGCGGGAGTGGCGGCGCGTACCAGGTACGGCACGTCCGGCCCGTTGAGCGAGAGCAGGGCCTCCCGGACCTCTTGCGCGGAACGCTGTGCGACACCGCTGTCAGGGTGCCTGGTGCCGGTCAGTTTGTCGAAGAGGCCCATCAGGGCAGCCTGCCTTCCGCGTCGGAGTGACGCACTAGGACGCCGTCCCGGCGGTGTCCGGGCGGACCGTGCGGAGGAAGTCCTGGAAATCGCCCAGGACATGGTCGTGCTGGTCCGCGGTGGCGGTCAGGACCAGCTGGATCACCGCGCGCCTGCGCCGGTCCGCCAGGTCCAGGACCGTCAGGTAGACGTGGGACTGGACGAGGTCGCGGGGGGTGCCGTCGATGAGGGCCGAAAAACTCAGCCGCTGGGCCAGGCCGGGTGCGTCCGCGGTGCCGGTCGCGCGGCGGGCGGTCAGCACCACGGATTGCGCGGCCTCGCGCAGCCGCTCCACCGACTCGTCAGCGATGTCGTCGAGCGTCGCCGCGTCCGGCCGGAAGTCCCCGTCGACGGTGATGTTGGCGGTGAATCCCGCGTCTGGCTCGGGGTGCAGAGCGACGAAGGCCACGCCGGCGGCGGCCACCTCGTCCAGGGGTGCGGGCCGCCAGCTCTCCGGGAGGGCGAACTCGATGGGGACCGGCAGTGTCGTGGGCACCTCGGGCCTTCCTTCCAGGGGGTCGTGCATCAGTCGAACCAGCCGCCGACGGTGCCCTTGACGGAGCCGGCGAAGTCGCCGACCGCGTCGGCCGCGTCGCCGGCGGCATCCACGACCTTGTCGGGATCGACGGTGAACTCGAGCCCCACGGCGCCGCCTTTGCCGGGGGAGAGGCCCACCTTGCCGCCGAAGTGGTATTTGCCGTCGTCCTCCTTGCCGAAGGTCAGTTTCGCCTCGGCCCCCGGACCGTACCAGCCCTCCGCCGTCGAGCCGAAGCCGATCCCGCCGACCTCCGCTCCTCCGGCGACCGAGCCCTTCGCCCCGGCGAACGCCTTCGCGTTGAGGGTGACCCCGTCCTTGCCCGCACGGGCCCCGAGCTGGGCCTCGGCGCCGGCGAATCCCTCGGCCCGGCCGTAGGCGCCGACATGCCCGTAATCGACGCGCCCCTCGACCAGGGCACGTGCTCCCACGGAGGCCTCGGCCTTGGCGTTGACGCCCTTGTCGGTGAATCCCCAGTTCGCGGAGGCCCTGGCGCCCGCGTAGCCGTCGGCGATCCCGGACAGTTTCAGGTCGCCGTTGGTCAGGGAACCCTTCGCGGTGGCGTGGAAGAGGTCGGCGTAGGCCTTGGCCGAGGCCTCCTTGCCGTACTTGGTGCCGGTGGCCGAAGCACCCAGGTCGGGCCCCGTGAAGGTGGTCTCGCCCTCGGCGGTCCACCCGTCCGTCTTCGTGCCGACGTCCTTGTCCGGCCGGGGCGCTCCCGCCTTGGCCAGGTCGGTCTCGGGGTGGGCGTTGAACCCGTTGAGCGTCTCGTCGCCCCGGCCCAGGAGGTCGCGGTTGCTGTCGACGACGGCGGAAGCAAGGGCGGTCCTGACGCCCTCGTCGAGCACGGTGAAGGCCTTCACCCAGTCGTCGATGTGCGCCTGCCACCGGCTGACCGCGTCCCTGATGGAGGCCTGGCCGTCGGGGTCGTGGTGGTAGGCGCTGCGCTCGGCGGGGGTCAGCTTCCCGTAGTCGAAGGCGACGCGGCCCCCCTCGGAGACGGTCATGCCGGCGGCGATGGCGTCGGCGCGGGCGCTTTCCAGCTTCTTCCTCAGCTCGGCGAACTTCTCGTGGGACTGCCGCAGCAGGCTCGCGACCGCCTTGGCCTGGGTCTGGGCGGCGGCGTATTCGTACCGGGTCGCCGCGAAGCCGGTGTGGGCGGCCTGGGCGCTGACACCGATCCAGGTCTGCTCCGTGCCGATCTTCTGGACGGTGTCGCCGTAGCGGGTCTCGACCTTGTGCAACTCGGCCGCCATCTCGTCCCATGCGCCCGCGGCCGTCGTCAGCAGGCCCAGGTCGATGGTCATGACTTCGTGGTACGTCGGCATCGCGGTTCCCCCTACAGACCGTTCAGCTTCGACTGCGGCGCCAGGAACTGGTCGCCCAGCCCGGTGTCGTTCCGGGTGAAGAGCGAGGAGGCCCCGCGCAGCGAGTTCTTCTCGCCCGACAGGCGGCCCATCAGGGTCTTCACCTGCTGGTGCCAGGTGTCCGTGACGGTCTTCAGGCCGTGGGCGGTCTCCCAGCCGGCGAAGCCCTTCTGGGCCGTGGCGGTGTCCTGGTCCGCGTGTACCGAGGCCTTCTTGGTGCCCGGCTCCAGTTCGGTCTCGATCGTGCCCGCGGCGGCCTTCTTCTCCGCGGGCGTCGAGGCGAAGTCCCCGGAGCCGCCGGGGGCGAACGGACCCGTGGGTCCTGT harbors:
- a CDS encoding YdeI/OmpD-associated family protein, producing the protein MQKYEDGVEILVPASPAELEAWLDEHHGERTALWVKIAKKHSGIPSLTWEEMVDTVLCFGWIDGLRRGFDDTYFLQRTTPRRPRSPWSQVNVGKAEALIAEGRMRLRGLAEVEAARADGRWATAYASQKNATAPPDLVEVLDADPAARAFYETLGKSDQFGLYLSLVTARTEKTRLARLERMVATMARSERPS